GTTAACATTCTTCTTATAAATTATCAACAAAGGAGGGGTGGAAAGGAACCTACCCAAGAACGGTAAATACTTCCTTGTTTTCCTACATATTATCCATGGATGAAATAGTAGGAGGGAGGCTGGCTGCATGCTTAGGTATTTAGAATTGGTCCTCTATGTGTATAACCAAGGTTACGTGCTATGTGCCTCATGCCAACCTCTCTTGGCTTGGCCTTTTATACTGTTCCTTTCAAGGTATCATACACTCAATATATTGGGGGTTTTATTAATTCAAGAGTACGGTTCAGAATTCCCACTTCTATAGTTTGACTATGCTATTTATTCTTGAATCAGTCCCCTCAATAATGTGGCATATCGAGCCACTGCAATCCTTGTCGCTTATACAATAAGCATTTAGTGTGTCTTTGCAAACGCTGGGGTTCAGCTGATCTAAGGGTAGGTTCAGTGTACTTCATGCAGCTCTATCTTTCTCACgcataaaatagaaatgttatcTTAGTCTTTGCTGAAATTGAAAGTTTATGTTCTATACATGTGATGTTTGTCATTACCATTGATTGTTACAGAAGTTTGgcattgtctgtctctctttacACTGTGGTGCACTtaacttctggattttttttaatactaaaatgtgaaataaagggacgcctgggtggctcagtcggccgacttcggctcaggtcatgatctcgtggttcacgaattcgagccccacgtcgtgctctgtgttgacaactcagagcctggagcctgcttcaggttctgtgtttccatctctctctgcccctcccctgctcacgctctgtctctctttgtcaaaaataaataaaagaaaaaattaaaaataatcaaatgtgaAATAAAGACTATTTTGAAGACTTGGATCGAGTGATAAAGTTGCATTGTGTCTCAAAGCAACACTGGTCACTGTGTAAGGTATGGACATAATCAAAACGCTATCAAAATGAGGATTTCCCACTCAGTTATTATAAAAATGGTGAAATTCTAGAGGTTCTGACCTGTGACAAATCTCCCAGatatgtttaaatgaaaaaaagaggatGGAATATGGAGAAACATGAAGACTAGTTTTGCACCTTATTGAGCAGTGTAAGAAAACGTGTTCAAATGTTTTTGCTGTGCTTGGGGACAGAAATATAACTGCTGGTTAGAAGACATAAGGagacacatttttattattttccactaTGAAATAAACTAAGTTATCCATCAGGAAAGTGAGAAGCATTGCCATTTATTTTCATCAACGAAGGCTTTGCTCGGAGTCATATCTGAGTAACAGCATTTGTAACAGCAAGGGTGTAAAACTACAAAACCTATAAAACTCCAGTGTTTTTCAGCCAAGGTTGTGGTTTTAGGCACATGAGATAAAGTCATCTTATAAGCCAGACTCACCCCTATTGGAAGTGGGGAGAGTCTAGGTTCCAATGATTGTTGGTCATCTCTTTCCAAGGAACCAAGAGTAGACTCTCTGAGCTCCTCTGACTGGGAATGACCCTGGGGAACTTTTGTGAACAGATATAGATGTATAAAGTCACTGGTAAAAACTCGAATACTATTTCATATGTCCTGCTTCTTGGCCCCTGAGAATAATAAATCTGTCAGCTTTTACTGTCTTAGGGATGTCAGACCTTCAATAGAACTAACATCCCTTGGTATTCAAGATGTTATTAGTGCCAAGACATGAAGGGAAGAGTATTGTGGAGGAAATTTACAAAtggataatgtttatttattccactGATTCCTAAATTTAGTTCAAGTTTAGCTCCCTTTGCATTGCTTAGTAGAATAGACATGGGCATATATTCAAATATAGGATTTCGTGGCTTTTATTGGCTCACAGACCTCTTGTGCTCTAAGAACAGCAAATATCATCTAGTTCCAGTGTTTCTAAATCTAAGTGCTAAGATATGCCACTGACTGTACAAAAATTATGGcaagagcttgttaaaaatacagatttttgaaTACCCTTTAATCATGGCCTCGCATATTagaaactgtcagcacagattctgttACCTGTTCAAAGTTTCTCAAGATGATTCCCATGATTGgacaagtttgagaagcactgacctAACCATTAAAAACTGAGCAAATGGAAGTGCATGGAGATTCCAAGCTGGGACAATAAACATGGATTTGTGTGGTTCCACGGAGAGGGTTTTTTAATTATAACTTCTAATTATGGTGCCACCTTTGatctttcttatctttatttctttgaatgtatCAACATCAGAGATAGTTTTTTAAAGCACTGTGTACAGTTCTCAACAtaacgtacacacacacacacacacacacacacacacacagacatacacatacactccACAGCCATAAACACTTACCCAGGTATGGGCAGTAATTGAATAATCAGATTtgtgcaaaaataataaaacaatgagaGGGATAATCAGTGATGTGTACATTTGTTATAGGAAAATAAAGCTCAGTTTGTGTGATGTGAAGGAGGGATGTGCGATGAATGGTTcactgaattcagtaaagctgcttTGTTCAAACATTGGAGGAACTACAGTTTCCAAACCACGCATTTCAACGTTGTATTTGCCCTGTGGGTGGAATCAGGTCACCTGCTCATCACAGATGCCTTTGCTTTCATTgagtttctttagtttttcttttagtcACTTTACATTAATGGAGACTGCTGGGCAAGTCAAAGTCAGTTAGCCGAAGCATATTAATGGGGTGTTAGAATTACAATGGGGATCTTGGAGGTAATTTTTTCCCTAATTTGCGGATTGtttgggtaaagaaaatgtgtcctagaggaaaaggagaaagggaaagcttTCTCCCAAAAGCGGAAGATGAGAACAGGTCTTTCATTTTTCAAGCGTGTTTTACCTTTCACACACTGCACACATCTCACCTCTCTTTGTGGCCTCACTAGGCTAGTTTCCACTGTATTTTGGAGGACTTATATCAGAGCTCTGTAGCTCAGATCtctgttatttttcaagtataCTTTTGTGCATGCAACACATACATATTGAGTGCTCACTATTTTTCAATCACAGTTCTAAATGCTAGAAAACCGCCTTAAATGCTTCACAGAGGGCTCtcaatctttaaagaaaatgcagaaaggccaaaatggggaagagaaaataatggtGCTGAGTAAGATCATGCTGAACTTGTGAGTTTAATAAAATTCCTCTGGCCTCgatatttcagaaaatttatcTAATTATGAAACATTAgaacaaatataataacaattAATAATGACGATAAATAATACCTCAGTTGTCTAGAATGTgttattctctcttttgttcctcAAATAAACCCTGTGCTGTTGTTATTACTGTCTTCACTGAACAGATCAGAAAATTTAAGATCATCCAGCTTAAATTGTCGCTTTCAACTACTTACCATTAGCTTCTGGGAAAACCTTCCTGCCCCACAGTCTTTTCATTGCATTCTTTACTTCCGCATTTCTCAGTGTATAAATCAGGGGATTTAACATGGGGGTGATAATGGTGTAAAATACAGCCACCATCTTGTCCTCTGAAAAGGTAGTATCAGGGCGCATATACATGAAGGTACAGGGACCAAAAAAGATGATGACCACAGCAATGTGGGAGCCACAGGTGGAGAGTGCTTTGCGCCTGCTTTCTGCTGAGTGCTTTCTCAGGGACACCAGGATGATGGTATAGGAAATGATCAAGATAACAAAGCTCCCCAGAGCAATGGTACCACTGTTGGCTGTCACCACAACACCAACGATGTATGTGTCTGTGCAGGCAAGTTTCAGCACAGGGTGGATATCACAAAAGTAGTGATCGATCTCATTGGGTCCACAAAAGGGTAACGGGACTACCAGAGCCACTTGGATAATGGAGTGTAAGAACCCCCCTATCCACGTCCCCAGCAACATTTTATTGCATCTGTCACAGCCCATGATGGTCGTATAGTGTAGGGGTTTACAGATAGCCACATAACGATCATAGGCCATTACGGTAAGGATGAAGATCTCAGTGCAACCAAAGAAATGTACCCCAAAGAGTTGCAACATGCACCCCACATAGGAGATAGTTTTGCTCTTGGCCAAAAGGTCAACAATCATCTTAGGAGCTGTGACCGAAGAGTAACAAATATCCACAAAAGACAAGTAGCTGAGGAAGAAATACATAGGAGACTTGAAAAGCTTGCCCCTGTAAATGGTCAGCATGATGAGGAGGTTTCCCAGAAGAATGACCgtgtagaagaaagaaaacaccacgAAACAAACCTCTTCAACTTCTAGGTTTTGAGAAAGACCCCAGAAAATGAATTCagttacattgtttattttttccatggaATTAGTCTAGCATGCCAAGTTCCCAAGAGACAGCGAAATTACCTGAAAGAGAAACATAACAAgcaaaaaagacatttatttctgaCTCAGAATAAATGGAGAATCACAGtagttgaaaatggaaaaatgggtACTTGCTGCTGCTTTGCATGCATACTTAAAGAAATTGAGATGTACGTGTTTTGATCATCTTGCCTCCGTCTGATAGCCCATTTTTTCacctcagatgaggaaacaaagtcCAGAGAGATAAAGCAAATTCTCTAAGCCATACATCTAACCAAGAATCTCAcccttttaaaagcttttaaaaatctgcttgttTCTATAAATTTACTACTTCTAATCCTGTATAAGGCACTCAACTTAATTTTGAAACAATTCGGTGTTGAGGGATATGGTAAAATTTACATATCTGGAAAAGGTTGCCTTATTtttgtcacagaaatgaaaacatgtaccACATTTTCCCTTCTGAATATCGCCATGAGTGTTCAAGTAGTTGGGGGTGGGTGACCTCCGCAGCATCTTCTTAGAAAACTCTGATTTTTATGTCCATGAATTTATGGTCCCCTATTTGACATCAAGCTCTTATAGCCAAGAGGTGGTGATGGGTGTAGTTAAAAAGAGGACTAAAATTCTCATTATCTCATTCTGAGACAGTGGTGCTGTAACTCTAGATAAATTATTTAGTTTCAGGGGCTTCTGTTATCCCGTTTGTGAAATAAGAAAGTTTCAATTTCGTTATACGCTATCATATGAACAGTTATTTCTACTATGAAATCAATTCAGTTCTGTCAGTTAGAATAGCCATGAAACCCtgataaaagcaataaaataaaataaaataaaataaaataaaataaaataaaatgaaaaagaagataaagcaataaaagaaacTGCTAGAgggtcgtctgggtggctcagtcggttaagcgtctgacttcagctcaggtcatgatctcactgtcagtgggctagagccccgcatcggggtctgtgctgacagctcagagcctggagcctgctttctgagtctccctctctctctgctccactcctctcctgctctatctctgtctctcaaaaatgaataaacattaaaacaatttttttaaaaggaacttttACAGACACATCAAAACCCGTTGGATTTGAAAGGAGGGGAAGTGAAATCTAGGGGTAAATTCTCATCTTTAGATTCAGTGTTTGAGGATTCCCTGGGGATTACTTTGCCTTAgtagattgattgattgattggttgattgattgattgattcatttttgagagagagagagggggggggtggggggaggcagagaaagagagagagacagagaatcccaagcaggccccagcaCAGAGCTAGTTGGGGGCTctaacccactaaccgtgagatcagaacctgagccaaaatcaagagtctgctgtttaaccaactgactgagccactcaggtgcccctgccctagttattttaaacatttgtctGTCGACGAAAAAAcagtaaacagaaaagaaaaggaaggactcCGCCCTTAATCTCACTAATTCCTTCATGCATCCTTTTAATCTTTCAGGTTTCATGCTAGTTATGTATCAGTTCTCCCACTGAGGATGCTTTACATATTTCAAAGAGGTCATCACTGGAAATGCTTTAAATCGATTTAGGAAGAGGACGATATAGTTGCATCTTCAGTGCTGGGACCTCCAGTGCTCTAGTGAGGTCACCTGAATGTATGTATGGAAAGGGGTACGTGCAATAGTTTTGATTTAAACGTACAAGTTCTTCCCCAAACTGAGCCACAGACGGAAATGATTCCTTTAGTTGTAGGTTAGGAATGATTCCTTTAGTTGTAGGAAATGATTCCTTTAGTTGTAGGTTAGGGTGGGATTTCACAGTGTCTTAGCTCATCATTAGGAATTTTGTCCATCTGAGGCCATATCCCCTCAAGATCTGTCACATACAGCACTTTCGGCTTCTACTTAAGTCTGTGCTCTCCACTGTCTTTCTGCAGTAACATGGTGTGGTGCCCCTCACTTCCAGCTTTTGGGAAACTACGAGGCTGTGCTTCCTCAAGTCTGTGTATTAGAGCTAACAGAATAGTCATTACAGGCGTGTCTTCTCTCATTCAGCACAAAATAATGATGATCATAACAATGGTAAAAAATTGAAATGGCGATAATAATTCAGACTCAGACTCAAGATTACCCTCCCTGATTTTACATGTTCCTTCTCCTtcgtttttctttctgaattacaaaacaaaaacaaacaaaacaaaacagctattGTCTCCTGGAGAGAGCCCTTCAAGAGGGCTTGATAATAGTTTTTGATAACTGAATTATGTCGCTTGGTTTTCATTTAGAAGAAACTGGCATCTAAACACAGCCTGGGTATTATCCTTCTTTTATTCAGTCTATATATATGGTCCTAAAGGAACTCATTTCTCTTTGAATCAAAACTCATCTCCAATAATTTCTTCCTCTTGTTTCTGAGCATTTCGAACACGACAATGCctccatttcttttgaaattattgttattttcttgttCACAATCATGCTACCATAATTTTATACATGattataaatatgtgtaatttATAATCATGTGTAGATGCCCTTTATTATCTAATCATCGTCTTAACGATTTTATTCTCCCCTTATTTCTGAGAACAGAGTCTCATAATTATCTTGCAGGTCTTCAAGATATAGCAATTTTATTTAACTGCCCTTTTCAataaccctttttattttaagttttagaagaaaaaattctcaCCAGTATTGTTCAGGgctcaaattttgttttatatttgtatctcttCTGAGATAACTTGGGTGCAGCTATCCATGAGAGAGTAATGCCTTAGGAATTGCTTTGTGAATAATTAATATCAGAGAATCTCTGACCTCCAAAACTCAAGGGCTGGTAAAAGTCAGCTCTTCCTCATTCCTGGTTCTGTCTCTCACCTGCTGAAACCTGCAATTTCACAGTATCTTTGGCAACAAATGCTCCTTTCTCTACTTCTTATGTGGTGCATTCAGCGAATGATGCAAAATGTTAATGACCTTGGGGAAAGCCTTTCTCCCAAAGTCTCCCTCCATATTCAGAACCGCGATAGAGAACTAACAATGATCTTGTcaatgtgttaaaatttttttaaatttttctttatttgctaaGTTTAAAAACCAGTCAGTTGTCGCATTTAGGACCCTACCACTAATCCAAAGCATTTCAGTAAGCACAAGTAACCGTGTATGATTGATATCTTGTTCATGGGATTAATATGTTTAACTATACAAAGGTATTGATATCTTGTTCATGGGATTAATATGTTTAACTATACAAAATATCGATTTGGGggttatttattgaattttaattctACTCCTTTGAAAGTTCTATTTGATGGGAAAATAGTTGATTCAATAGTGTCACTGGGgttcactgtttttctttttaattgaatctCTGCTGATTTCTGGAGAAATTGGTGGGAAGTTTACTTCTAGCTCATACCTGGGACAAACGTACTGCAGGCTTTCAGTCTTTTACTTTTTGAGTGTAAGCCATTAACATTGACTCTTGACCACTAATATTCTTTCTTATTCCTCTCCTGTtccttactctttctttctcctcattcttgctggtctttctttttccttcctactCATCAAACCTCCTGCTTCCTTTTGCATATAAAGCCCAATATTCCAGACCCTTACTTGTTTCTACTCTTAGATGGAGTGTAGCGACTTGCACAGTGGATTTTTTGATCTCACTGGACCTTTTAAGGGAGACTGTATGTTCCTTTTCCAATCTGTAAATAGCCACAAAGGGGGAGAATGTAGCCATTGGCTTCCCTTTCCCACTGGTCAAAGTTCACCCCACAGTGAGCCATTTGCACTGCAGTCTGGCCATGTCACTGACTCTTCCAACAGCTGTGGGAAAAGGCAGAGTCTGAACTGGCAGCAGGGACATTCAGAGCAGGAGGCAAGGTTTGTGGGAAAGCCACTGGGCGTATTTAGGTTCCAATCATGTCACACAGTCTCTTCTACCTCAGCAACAATAGGAAATGTCCGTGGGTAGGATTTCAGAAGTGCTCACATCCATGTGGCTCACATCCAAAGTCCTGTCACGTCAGGCTCACAAACGACCTAAAGATGGAGAATAGTTTCCAGAAATTTCTTGGTCTATGGTCTCTTAATATCATAATAAAATGCAGGCCATTGTTAAGGCATCTTGGGCTACAGGCAAGAGAATTTCAGGACCCTGGGTGACATAACAATCTGGGAATCTTGCTTGATGCACCTCACACTCAGCTGTTAGCTCTCAGTTGCTTGACTGCTCAGGTGACATTCACTTCCACCCCAAAGGGACTtgactctttcctgctttgccctTGTCAGTGGATCCTCCTGAAAACTAATCATCTTTATAGTCACATGATAAAAGATTTGGACTAGCACCCTCACATACAGTATATGTCACTTCCCAAATTTAAAGGCCCATAAAATACTGTGTCTCTTTCCTACTGGTAAGAGATGTGAATAGAAAACACTTTCTATTTCAACTGAGGGAATCTCTGTGTCTCCCAGACCACAGGAGTCTTAAGAACTCTATCCATGTGACAGTCCCCCCACACTTCACAGTGTTTATCTACCGCTTTCTGCCTTGTGTGAACTTAGGAGGTGTGTAAGTTATCTACTGCTACAGACTGGCAAACACTAGGCCAGAAATTCATGGCTTACAGCCACAAAGTTTAATCCCCAAATTGGTGGTTTTAAATtgcaaaaccaaaatttaaagacttaaaagCATAAAAGCAATTTATTTGATTATGATTCTGCAGTTGGGGTTGGATTCAGCTGGGTGGTCCTTCTTCTCGTTTCACCTGGAAACACTCTGAATGGTGCAAATGGAGTTTGAATGGAGTACCTGGTCCAAGATGGCCTCATTCACACATTCAGCAATTGGCTCAGATATGCCAGTTCTCATTCATTCTCCAGGAGCGTAGATTGGGCTCTACCATATACACCACAGTTGTTTTAGGGCAAAGGTTTTTTCACAAAAGTAAAAGCTTCAAGACCTCTCAAGCCAACCTTTAGGGATTAATCGAAATCACTTTTGCCACATTCTTCTTATGTGGTTAAAGGTTATCTGTGTCACACATGTTTAGTCCAGATAAAAGCATGGAGAGATagattccacttttttttaattgagctataACTAGCAAATAACATTACTATGGGTCTCAGCTGTACAACCTAATGATTTAATATTGCATAAATTCAATATTGCAAGATGATCGCCATAATAGTCTAGTtagcatccatcaccacacatagttatatttttttcttgtgatgaaaacttttaagagctaccttttgtgattttcaaataaagaatagAGTTATTAACTGTAGACACTATGTTGTACATGATTACACTCCCATATGTAATATTTGTTTATGTTATACCTATAAGTTCCTTCCTTTTtgccaccttcacccatttcacccggCCTCCCTATCCCCCACTCTGGCAAGCACcagtctcttctctgtatctacaagttcagtttattgatttgttttttaaaattccacagataagtgaaatcatatggtatttgtctttctatgtttgacttgtttttttaagtcattatttatttatttattttgagagagagagagagagagagagagagaggaattacctggggagggacagagacagaggagaggacagatgatctgaagtgggttctgtgctgacaacagagagcctgatgaggggctcgaactcactaacagcaagatcatgacttgagctgagtcagatgcttaactgaccgagccacccaggtgtccctatgtttgacttacttagcataatgcccatAAAGATCCATCCACCTTTGCAAATGGAGATATTCAAAGGGAGAGCAATATCTCATTTTTATGAAGGCAGAAATTTGGAGCTGTTCAGTTAAAGCTGAACCTGTCAAGATCTTCTGACTATAATGTTTGGCTCCCACCTACAcccctttgagagagagaaagagagagagagagagagagagagagagagagagagagagagcatgagcgggggaggagcacaggcagagggggacagaggatctgaagcaggctccgtgctgacagcagtgagcccaatgtggggcttgaactcacgaaccatgagatcatgacctgagctgaagttggacgctcaaccagctgaaaAACCTGGGTGCCCCATCTGGTCTTTTCGTATTCCACATGCTATTGATTTCCCAATAATACAATTTCTCAGAGTCATTCTGTATGAATTATACAAATTAAAAGATCAAATACAGTGCTCACCATTTAAACACTTAATCATAATAGAGATCCAAAGTCATTGTTATGCACTGATTTTTAATAGGTCATTTATATACCTTCTATTTATGGGAAATAAATTTGTAATAATAGTATctgtttttaatagctttattgaggtataatccaCATAGTACACAATTCacttatttaaagtatataatttaataGCTGTTAATATAGAAGACTGTGAGACAATCAACACTATCTAATTTTACATCTCTGCCACCTGAAAAGCAGCTTTGTCTCATTCACAGTCACTTCTTATTCCTCTCCCTCACCATCATCAGCAGTCCCCAGAAAGCACTAATCCACTTCCACTATAGATCTGCTTGTCTAGACATtgcatataaaaggaattatatgCTTTGTTATCTTTTGTaacttgtttctttcacttagcataatgttcttaGCATAAGTGCCATCCACGCTGTGGCAAGCATcagtatttctttcctctttgttgaTGAATAAAACTCCATCTTATGAATATataattcatccatccattgattGACATGTAGAATGTTTCTCAATTTCAGCTTTTAGGAATAGTGTTCCTATGGACACTGGCgtacaagtttctgtgtggatatatgtttaaTGTCtcctaaaagtagaattgctagatcattgT
This genomic stretch from Lynx canadensis isolate LIC74 chromosome D1, mLynCan4.pri.v2, whole genome shotgun sequence harbors:
- the LOC115525646 gene encoding olfactory receptor 4S2 — protein: MEKINNVTEFIFWGLSQNLEVEEVCFVVFSFFYTVILLGNLLIMLTIYRGKLFKSPMYFFLSYLSFVDICYSSVTAPKMIVDLLAKSKTISYVGCMLQLFGVHFFGCTEIFILTVMAYDRYVAICKPLHYTTIMGCDRCNKMLLGTWIGGFLHSIIQVALVVPLPFCGPNEIDHYFCDIHPVLKLACTDTYIVGVVVTANSGTIALGSFVILIISYTIILVSLRKHSAESRRKALSTCGSHIAVVIIFFGPCTFMYMRPDTTFSEDKMVAVFYTIITPMLNPLIYTLRNAEVKNAMKRLWGRKVFPEANGK